Below is a window of Oryza brachyantha chromosome 10, ObraRS2, whole genome shotgun sequence DNA.
CTGCCAATCCTAGGATTCTAACAAGGAACCTGTGGATTGTGGGAGGTGCGCCATATCCACTGTGCCAACAGACCAATCCTGCTTTACGGTTGAGCGTAAGAATATACCTCGTCATCCATACGTCATGATGACGTCAGCATTGACGGACGAAAATTCCTGGCAGAATCATTACCGCTTTTagaatagatatagatatagatttaGATGTCTACAAATTCGGTGTGACGTTTTTGAGAAAACTTTTTGGGACTAAATAGGGCATGCCGTGCCTGGTTAAATATCACATCAGCAAGCAGTGGCGGAGCCACCAATATGGCGAGGTATGGTGGCCGCCATACCTAGCCGCCAATAGACCCCCTCGCCATACTCAGTGTTGTACGTCGCGCAGAAGATGATTTATACGTATTGTGATTCATATGGAGTACCATTCGCATGctaatttataagttaatttatagcttcattttattttacatatgtggTTCTTATGCACTGTTTAGTTCTAAACAATTAGAACTTATGCactgtttagttctaaaaaattttctcccaaaaacatcataccgaatatttggacacctaagtagagcattaaacataaatgaaacgaaaaactaattgcacaattatgtgagaaatcatgagacgaatcttttgagcctaattagtccatgattagctataagtgctatagtaactcacgtgcgctaatgacggattaattagactcaaaagattcatcttacgGTTTCTAGAcaagccgtgaaatttgttttttctttcgtgtccaaaaacctcttccgacaccTGGTCATACATCTGAGgtaacatcttttttttttaactaaacagcccTTTAGTAGCCCTTTAGTAGTATTAAGTTCGTCATAGATAGATTTTGATCGAAACAGTCAAGCAGGGTGAGGATGGCGGCGCTGTGCGAGGCTAGCTATGTGCGACGAAGACCATGAGGAGCAGCGGAAGCAGGACAGAGTGCGCACGAGGATGTCGTGCCAGCAGGGGACGCTTGGTCCGTATATTCGCTTGGATCAAATTTAAGGATTAGGTTTAAaataggttaaaaataaaattatatagagttttaagCTAAAAACTTTTAAGAATGATTGTATTTAAAatgggttaaaaataaaattatatagagttttaagctaataaaatttaagaattaaatagggttgtgaaagaacTCAAGGGACAGTCCATAAGCACTCCTAGCTACTGACAAACAAAGTCGATCAATGGCATGCTAAGGAAGCTAGGTAAGATGCCGTATCCATCTCATATCCAACAAAGTTCCTCCACGAACTGCAGTCAACATCATCAGCCACCTTCTCAAGCTCCTTGGCCGCAATGTTGAGCACATAGCAACCAGGAGTTGAGCTGCCTTTGGCGCTGACCGTGAAGAAGAGCATCCCACTCCTCTCGCAAAACCATCTTAAGTTGATGCTGTCCACATGATGCACTCTCAGCTCTTGCGACCTGACGCGCCATGTACACTCGTCCACCGGTTCATTGGTCAAACTGCCATTGCTGCCGACCGCAAGGCAGTCGGAGCTTGACACTCCGGCAGAGCCGTCGTGATACAACGAGGTGACGATGAAACTCAGGTTACCATCCGCTGTGACGCCGAGCAAATGGTTGTGCCGTGGCGCGTTCCGAATTGCTGGCGGCATGTCCACCTCTTTAGGCTCCGGTGTGTCGATGCGCACCGCTAATGCCGTATGCGCCATGGGCCAGTAGGCCACGCCGTCATGGACGACGCTCTGCCTGAGCTGCTGGAGCGTGTAGCTGCTCATCTTCGGCCCTGACCGTCTGGACTCAGTGCTCCAGCAACCGGTGTCCGACGAGTAGGAGCGGAGCACGGTGAACGCTCGCTGGTTGTAGACGATGAGGACGCGGAAAAAGGTTGCCGAGGGGCAACGCAGCGGGTCGAGGTCGTCGGCGGTGAGCAAGGCGCATGCAAAGGCTCCTGGCTTGTCGTCACCGCCGAGAGGAGGGAGCATTGCGACGTCCCCTGTCATGGGATTCCAGACACAGAGCTTGAGTGCGTCGGCGTGCCCCTCGCGTTGGAGCTCGAGGACAACGCGGCCGTTGCGGGACGTGACCGGGCGGGACATCTCTAAGAGCTCGCCGTCCTCAAACGGGCGGAAGGATGGGCCGAGGAGCCGAACGCCGGCAGCCGTGGGGACAAAGCGGCAAAGCTGATCCTCCGTAGAGCGCTTCCGCTTGCTTGTCGCCTCCTGGTGGAAGAAGCCGAGGGCCAGGCGTGGTAAAACCGGCAGCCGCAGGGAACGGCCGATGACGACGGCCGAGTCGGCGATGGCACGGTTCCACTGCCGGCACGTGGCGGCGCAGCGGACTACTTCTCCAGCTTCCGAGATGTGGGTGAAGACGCTGCTGAGCACATCGTCGTCGAGGCCCATCATCATGGCGCCGTTTCTATCTTTCTTCATGCGTCTGTTCGTGGTGCTCcggcatcgccgccggcgcagcgAGAGCCAGCCTTTGTGGCACGACGACGCGAGACGGGCGGGGGCCGCGCGTGGTTGGTTTCGGCGCAGCGGCGTCATAGTTCGTGCGACAAGTTGGATGGATCGGTCGAATCGATTCACGTTGGATGCGCGCGTTGATGCTCTGGTGCCGCCGTACTTATTGCCACTGTGTGCGCCGTACCCGTCGACGATTCGGAAAGGGTCTATGATTTGGAGGCTGTTCGATGCGAAAACTCTGCTTTGCGATCAGTTCtaatcccctccgccacctGGCCCGTCTTCCCTTTACGCCAGCAAACGCACTCGGGCGGCGACAccgtcctcctccctctcggtGTGGATCCGACGGCGGCGTCACCGAGGTGGACCTCCGGCCGTCCGGCGCCGGCAAGGCCGACGTGGAGGCCGGTCGGCGGCGCGCCCTCAGGCCGGCGCTGGGAGGGGCTCACCCGGCGGCACCGTCGTCCTCCCACTCAGCGCGGATCTGACGGCGCCCTGCCCGAGGCAGACCTCCGGTGGCGGATCTCAGCCGACGGCGCGGCTTCGCCGGTAGGAggtcggagcggcggcgcgtccCGCTAGACCACGCTGTAATCCTCCGTCCATATTCTTTCAGATGGTCCGCTCAGTTTTCCATCCTCTCGCCCACCCTCACCCCGCACTCCGTCTCCGATGCCCTCCTCTAcgccgccctccccgccgcctcccgtctccgcctcttcctcttctcctccctctcacCGCGCCTCCGCTCCCGCCCGATCCACGGCCAAGCCATATCCCTCCTGCGCCACTCTTCCCATGCCGACGAGGCCATGTTCCACGCCCTCGCCGATGCCCGCACCGCCGGCCTCCCGGCCTCTTCTTCCGCTTTTCTGCCCTCGTCACCGCACActcctcggccggccgccACGCCGAGGCCGTCCAGGCCTTCTCCCGGATGCATGAGTTCGACTGCCGGCCCACTGCCTTCGTCTACAGCACCGTACTCAAGGTCCTCGTCAGCAGCGGGGTCATCCTCCTCGCCCTGCTGCTGTACAACTGGATGgtctcgtcgccgccggatgCGCGCCCAACACGGCCACCTATAATGTACTCATGGATGGCCTGTGCAAGAAGGGTATGGCGGGCGATACGCTCAAgatgttcgacgaaatgcttgACAGGGGGATCATGCTCAACGTGAAGATCTACACTATCCTCATCTCGGTCCTATGAAATGCAGGGAGGATTGAGGAAGCTGTGCAACAAGGCATCTCAAAACGTGAAGAGGGAGGTTAGTTAACTGTATTTGAGATCTCTTATTCTGTTCATGCAAACATATTCTATATGAATGTACATGAGGATATTCTTCTTTTTGTAAGCAACTAAGCCAGAAACTCTCAGTTTATACATTAGGTGTACGCACTGAACTCGTTAGTTCCTTTAGGATACATTGCCATTAAAATAACCTATTCAACTAATTTTGTTAAGGtgaaaatttctataatatcTTTGGCAGAtgatttttaccttttttatttcattttgctATTGTGGTTTCATTATATCTAACCCTTTACTCTTGCAGCTTCATGTTCCGGCCTGGTTTAGTCGGCGATCAGGAAAAGAGACTCCATCTTATTTTATCGTATGAACGCCAACCCTACCCTGTAATATCGTTCATGGTTTGTCAGTTATTTTAACTAATGTGTTCTGGTgcattttttatctatttgtaCCTTTAAATTTTGTTGCTTTCATCTTCTGcaaattatatttcttgaAACAATCTGTAATTACCATGATATAATTGAAAGGAATGTACATCTGAAGGTACAGCAAAGTCCAAACTATGCTGCCCAGTGAGGATTTCCCAAATTTTGCCCTTTCCTAATatatggcagctaatgagatggcagaagtgaagaagcaagtggatgaacagctctAGAAAGGTttcatccgaccgagtacctcgtcttggggtgccccggttatttttgttgaaaagaaggacaaaactaagagaatgtgtgtggactatcgtgctttaaacgatgttaccatcaagaataagtaccctctgccaaggattgatgatctgtttgatcagttgaagggagccaaagttttctccaagatcgatttgagatcagggtatcaccagttgagaatacgggaagaagatattcccaagacggcatttactactcgctatggcttgtatgaatgtacggtaatgtcgtttggacttactaatgccccggcattcttcatgaatctcatgaataaggtgttcatgtaatacctggataagtttgtggttgtctttaTCGATGACATttttatctactccaagtcataagaagagcacgagcaacatttgcggattgtgctagagaagctaagagaacaccagttgtatgccaagttcagcaagtgtgatttctagctgcatgaagtgaagttccttggtcaTGTGATCAACGCCCAtggtgtagcagtagaccccagtaatgtggagtcagtaatcaagtggacccTACCCAAGACGGTTTCCTAGGTCAGAAGTTTCTTGGGACTTGCGggttattaccgccggttcattgagaattttttaaagatagccaagccaatgacacagttgttgaaaaaggaagagaagttcaaatggtcaaatgagtgcgataagagttttgaagagctcaagcaatggttggtgtcagcacctgtgttgattttgccagatcaaacgaaagacttccaggtttactgtgatgcatctagatcaggacttggatgtgtgctaatgcaagaagggaaggtggttgcttatgcctcttatcagttgagaccacatgagggtaactatccAACTCATGATTtagaactagcagctgtggtgcatgccctaaaaatttggcgacactaTTTAATTGGTAataagtgtgaagtgtatacggatcataagagtttaaagtatctTTACACAACTGGATTTGAAcatccgccagcgaagatggttggaattgatcaaggattatgatttaagtatccattaccacccAGCCAAAGCAAATATAGtggcagatgctttgagccggaagaattactgcaatgctgcggtatcaacggaagtttgtgagcagttacagcaggagtttgaacgactaaatttgagtttagtcgaagaaggttttgtggcagccctagaagcgcagccgacattggtggatcaagttcgccaatcccaagcaaatgatccggagatagccgagctaaagaaaaatatgcgagttggtaaagctcgagatttttcagaagatgaacatgggacaatctggatgggaaacaggttatGTGTACCAGacaacaaggagttaaaggagttgatactccaagaagctcatcaaacccaagtactctattcaccctgggagtaccaagaggtatcaagacctcaaagaaaagttttggtgggtcagtatgaagagagaaattgcagaatatgtcgccttgtgcgatgtttgtcatcGAGTCAAAGcggaacaccaaaggccagctgGACTGTTACAACCTCTctagattccagaatggaagtgggaaaaaatcgggatggatttcatcactggtttaccgaggaccgctgccggtcatgactcgatttgggtaatcgttgatcgattgacaaaggtcgcccatttcataccagttcacactacctactcagggaaaagactagctgagatttacttggctaggatcatgtgtctacatggagtacctaaaaagatcatttctgaccgaggaagtcagtttacctcaaagttttggcagaagctgcaggaagaattgggaacccgactaaatttcagtacagcttatcatccacagacagatggtcagacagaaagggtaaatcagattcttgaagacatgctcagagcttacgctctcgactttggtggaacttgggataagaatttaccgtatgcagagttctcatacaacaacagttatcaagctagtctgcagatggcaccgtTTGAAGCATtctatgggcgaaagtgtcgtacacccctcttctgggatcaaacaggagaatgtcaagtttttgggactgaagttttaagtcaggcggaagaaaaggtcagaataatccgtgaaaggttgaaaacagcccaaatcagacagaaaagttatgcagataatcatcgaagggacttagccttcgaagcaggagactatgtgtacctccgcgtcacacctttgcgaggagtacaccgatttcagaccaaaggaaagttggcaccacgtttcaagggaccataccgaatagtggaacgcaggggagaagttgcgtattagttagaactccctgctaacatggccggaatccatgacgtgttccatgtgtcacAGCTCAAAAAGTGTCTCCGCATGCCTGaaaacagaccaactccgaacagatcgatctacaggaagatctgacgtatgtggagaaaccagcacggattctagaaaccagtgaaaggaagactcggaaccgtgtgatcagattctacAGAGTttagtggagtcaccactcagaagaagaagcgacctgggaaagagaagatgagctcaaggctgcccatccgcacctcttcgccagtaccTCCGAATTTCGGGGTCGAGAgtccgtttaagggggtaggtttgtcacacccggaattttgtcctaagcctaaagtcgtaaaagaaatccgtaaataacaattggcaactcaggaaaaatctctctaaaagaaattaatttaattaaatcgaggttcgcaaatcaattaactgaatttaaattcaaattgcagaattataaaatttggccaaacaaattaatttaaaactcggcaaaagtggggttttcctttttcccttctttttcccttctttctcaaATTCGGCCGAAGtctaattttcctcccttccttttctttttcctttttctttttcctctccttcccgggccggcccagccgagctggCCAATCTTCCCCCTcggtcggcccagccgaccggccccCTTTCctcgcgcgcgctccccttcgcctgggccgccgccttggcccagctcgccagcgccgcgcccgcgaagtccgttgccgcctccctcctcccccgtgccactgacaggtggggcccacctgtcagcgaccgcgccagctcgcccgcccccgcgccggccgcgtccaagccggacgccgcgccgccattggaaccaccgccgcaaccgccgccgccgagtcctcgccgcgcccgactcggtctccaacctccgccccgccctagccggcctccccgcactataaaaccccaccgccgccgcgccgtcgcccacttttcctctccgctCGAGCTACCGCCGCgctgcctcgtcgccgccgccgttcgatctcgctgccggacgccctttgccgccgtccagccgcgtcatcacctccgcctcgccgtcgccgacttgctgccgccccggccatcgccggcgggcatctccagcacccgtgcatcctctcgccacccggtcaccgtcgcgcccgacctcctcaccgccgccgatcgatctccgccgccatcgccgatcgaccgcgcctacccgtgtcatcacctccgcctcgatctcgccgactcacccgcacggtcgccgccgccggtgagcgtctccttcctcctcccctctctcttttccttcccggccgaccgccaccgagccgcacgccgtcaccggacgtgtgcggagctcgtcgttgtcgccgcccgctgctgtcgtcgtcgccttcgtgaCGCGTCATCAAGCCGCCGCAccccgcgcccgtccgcgcccgcgctcgtcgcccggtcgtcgtcgccgcgccggtccgtcgccgccgctttgcccggctaCGCCGCGTGCGCTGCCGCCTCGGTCGTGCACCGCGCGCTGTCGCCGGATgccggttgccgccgtcgcgccgtcgccgccgtgccgcgcgccgtcgccgtgcgtcgccgctgccgccgccaccaactGCCGCCATCGGCCGAGCcgctctccccgctcccctctctgtttctccgtcgccgaccgacgggccccacccatcagccgccgtcgcgcccttcctctctctcctccccgggcccgcgagTCAAtccctccttccccctctccctcaccgacaggtggtccccacctgtcagccgtcagcgcttcctctctcttcgctgacgtcagcagccccattaattgcgcaacaaatgatttaggacttttctgtttagttaaaaaaacccagaaaacttctaaaattcataagtaattcatctagtctccgtttaggtccattcaaatttcattaaattcataaaattgtcaagaatccattaaaaatactttcttttgctgtttcagtcgagtttgtgcctgttttatttatttttatgctttgtcgcttagattcggaccccgctgaagagccggtttacttcgagatcgtcgccgaagttccccaggggccagagcaaggcaagtggcactcatccttgatcatattgaacccattattgcaaattccctgctttcttcattcaaatatgcattgttttaattaaagtatttactgtatgttatttttcgggtaaaccttattattatgctgttgtttatccaactttattcatggcgggaccaggggtaacttgattagagttaggcctagggtaatgcttagccgtgcttagaacaagtagctcatgggatcacatttaatcatgcttagttctgaatagctgagatattggtTCATTATCCGGTTCGGGCTAAtctcaactaaaatattgataaaggtgggctgtgggtgcatggttttgagagtcatacccatggcaattaatgaccggttcacgggaaaccctagaagtaattaagtgctaaccacatgccgaaatgggtaaggtcggatttggagcatgacttcgaactatttgacgtaccgaggcaagggtaggcgtgatggagtatggacgggaaatcgtggtgtaacgaaagcctctgctgcttccggatctaccaaggcataagaggggactgcccgacttggtgtaaaggagggggtgaaacctgaagtgtggtgcgattaaatagggagggttatgtgacgggtcctatcacggtctcctttccggtataccatggtggtatgtcagcGCACGTTTAAGTGTAGTGGAGCCGTGTCTtatgggtacagtagtgcacctctgatcagagtataatctattcgaatagccgtgcccacggttacgggcgagctcccagcttcactatgattagtgaacctctaataacttgagtaaactggtttttcactcgggactactgcaacgtggtgtaacgttgagtagtggttgggcctgttgcaacgtggtgtaacgttggacagtgttgtggtattttacaactgttatttacttatcctttactgtattcatttacctttattctttttaatctctgttatttgtttaactgctgctttgttgcaactaaccctagcctgcccttgttaatccctatgcatcatttatttcctctttttcgtgttacttgttgagtacggtggtttatactcagccttgcccaattctttttcccccttcagagctagaagttgagtccgatagaggtgtctctcaggagtgagctgatctaccgtcgaatctttgcctgtggactggagccgtacccgctggagctagtctacctttttctttccgctgcatttccgctagaataagtgttattttcagttgtttctaagaatgatggttatgtaatcaacattgtctttttgtgtaccctggctggtcttGGACAGGGacttaatacacaattaagttcataaattcgtgtgaggaatttctgggcgtgacatatcTCTGGGAGCTCCTCCAACTGCATGTGAGGACTCTACGGTATCGGCTCCTCATCCCTTGGATCTCTCTCATCTCTATATTGTTGATACCTAGGCCTCTCCCCGTCTGGGAAGTATCTAGGCCCCCTTTGATGTGACTCTACGTCAGGAGCCCCATC
It encodes the following:
- the LOC121055540 gene encoding uncharacterized protein LOC121055540, encoding MTPLRRNQPRAAPARLASSCHKGWLSLRRRRCRSTTNRRMKKDRNGAMMMGLDDDVLSSVFTHISEAGEVVRCAATCRQWNRAIADSAVVIGRSLRLPVLPRLALGFFHQEATSKRKRSTEDQLCRFVPTAAGVRLLGPSFRPFEDGELLEMSRPVTSRNGRVVLELQREGHADALKLCVWNPMTGDVAMLPPLGGDDKPGAFACALLTADDLDPLRCPSATFFRVLIVYNQRAFTVLRSYSSDTGCWSTESRRSGPKMSSYTLQQLRQSVVHDGVAYWPMAHTALAVRIDTPEPKEVDMPPAIRNAPRHNHLLGVTADGNLSFIVTSLYHDGSAGVSSSDCLAVGSNGSLTNEPVDECTWRVRSQELRVHHVDSINLRWFCERSGMLFFTVSAKGSSTPGCYVLNIAAKELEKVADDVDCSSWRNFVGYEMDTASYLASLACH